The Caldicellulosiruptor changbaiensis genome has a segment encoding these proteins:
- a CDS encoding ABC transporter ATP-binding protein: MDVFYGAIQALFSVSLEVDEGEIVTLIGANGAGKSTLLKTISGLLKPRTGSIYFENEDLTKKSPIEIVKSGISHVPEGRRVFPEMTVIENLELGAYVRKDRSEVEKDLKIVFERFPRLYERRNQLAGTLSGGEQQMLAIGRALMSRPRLLLLDEPSMGLAPILVSEIFEIIKEINARGTTILLIEQNANMALSVANRAYVIETGRIVLSGTSQEVASNPDVKKAYLGG, translated from the coding sequence ATGGATGTTTTTTATGGAGCTATTCAAGCACTTTTTTCTGTATCACTTGAGGTTGATGAAGGAGAAATTGTGACACTGATTGGTGCAAATGGTGCTGGAAAGTCTACATTGTTAAAAACAATTTCAGGTCTTTTAAAACCTCGAACAGGTAGCATCTATTTCGAAAATGAAGACTTGACCAAAAAATCTCCAATAGAGATTGTAAAAAGTGGAATTTCTCATGTACCCGAGGGAAGAAGAGTATTTCCAGAGATGACTGTGATTGAGAATTTGGAGCTTGGTGCGTATGTGAGGAAAGACAGATCTGAGGTAGAAAAAGACCTCAAAATTGTTTTTGAAAGGTTTCCAAGACTATATGAAAGAAGAAATCAGTTAGCAGGTACACTTTCTGGTGGAGAGCAGCAGATGTTAGCAATTGGAAGAGCTTTAATGTCACGTCCAAGGCTTCTTTTATTGGATGAGCCATCTATGGGTTTGGCGCCTATTTTGGTAAGTGAGATATTTGAAATTATAAAAGAGATAAATGCACGTGGAACTACAATACTTCTGATTGAACAAAATGCCAACATGGCACTGAGCGTTGCAAACAGGGCGTATGTAATAGAGACAGGTAGGATAGTTTTAAGTGGTACATCCCAAGAAGTGGCTTCAAATCCGGATGTAAAAAAGGCATACTTAGGAGGATGA
- a CDS encoding HD domain-containing protein, producing MIKYFKTDVRRINHAIKVLSFARLIGKMERLDDSKQQILEIAAVLHDIGIKVCEQKYGSTAGHLQEIEGPEVAKGILDGFDIDKKTLERVLFLIGNHHSYHKIDDIDFQILVEADFIVNIYEDGMSKDAIKQVKEKYFKTKTGTALLETMFDV from the coding sequence ATGATAAAATACTTTAAAACGGACGTGCGAAGAATAAACCATGCAATAAAGGTATTATCATTTGCAAGGCTGATTGGCAAAATGGAAAGGTTAGATGATAGTAAACAGCAGATTTTAGAAATAGCAGCTGTGTTACATGACATTGGTATAAAGGTTTGTGAACAAAAGTATGGTTCTACTGCTGGGCATCTTCAAGAAATAGAAGGACCAGAGGTTGCAAAAGGTATTTTAGATGGCTTTGATATAGACAAAAAGACATTAGAAAGGGTTCTTTTTTTAATTGGTAATCATCATTCATACCACAAGATAGATGACATAGACTTTCAGATTTTAGTTGAGGCTGATTTTATTGTAAATATCTACGAGGATGGAATGTCAAAAGACGCTATAAAGCAGGTCAAGGAAAAATACTTTAAGACAAAAACAGGCACAGCACTTCTTGAAACCATGTTTGATGTGTGA
- a CDS encoding response regulator — protein MQKPDVVLMDIRMPVEDGIAGTKNIKAEFPEIKVIVLTTFKDDGFIKGAISYGADEYVLKSSSSERLVESIKAVLQDKFVLDKEIAKALPRFLNEESGVGGLEKFDLTEKKRDFKACCRRLFK, from the coding sequence TTGCAAAAACCTGATGTGGTTTTGATGGATATAAGAATGCCAGTTGAAGATGGTATTGCGGGGACGAAGAATATAAAGGCTGAGTTTCCGGAAATAAAGGTGATAGTTCTCACAACATTCAAAGATGATGGGTTCATCAAAGGTGCAATTTCTTATGGTGCTGATGAATATGTGCTAAAAAGTAGTTCTTCTGAGCGCTTAGTAGAGTCAATCAAGGCAGTCTTACAGGACAAGTTTGTGCTTGACAAAGAGATTGCAAAGGCTTTGCCAAGGTTTTTAAATGAAGAAAGTGGGGTGGGCGGCTTGGAAAAGTTTGATTTAACAGAGAAAAAAAGAGATTTTAAAGCTTGTTGCAGAAGGCTTTTCAAATAA
- a CDS encoding L-lactate permease, whose amino-acid sequence MDFFLSSLPILLVLVLLIFMKKTADFAGLVGWIATALIAIFYFNTSFDVVVKSSIMGFLAALPVSLVVVTSILQLNIMESAGAMKRIIVFIKGLSKDDKVFQTLILNVGFGTFLAATGAVPVTVLPPILIGLGYSTFSAIALSAVGFDALCTYALLGTPLVVFSQIANIDLITSARYFLPFVGVVSFTISLAMLFIIGNSKFVKRGFIPAIIVGLTSYAAAELAILVKAPVITGIFAGILIMLVMMLILKLIGKKVYDSSHFTDEDRKTEKTMGIVKAVLPWILLVIFILITNLITPIREFLYDKLSMPVEVMKGPKIKPIFTRVLWQSYTWILISTIISIFIFKMDKTALKNAWDKTKSRIPKPFWSSTVFFLMAYVMMYSGYQKTDAGYDLLNKAHNIVYVLAEYSAKGFKGVYAFIAPYLGILGGFITGTETSTVAMFAKYTIETSKLLGLSPLLMVAAVAFGGGLASGISPSKLQNAAAAIDAIGEESKVLRTTLVISLIMAFIAGIISFLLREYVI is encoded by the coding sequence ATGGACTTTTTTCTAAGTAGTTTGCCAATCTTGTTGGTTTTAGTGCTTCTTATCTTTATGAAAAAGACTGCAGACTTTGCAGGGCTTGTCGGGTGGATTGCAACAGCCTTGATTGCAATCTTTTATTTTAACACCTCATTTGATGTTGTGGTGAAATCATCCATTATGGGCTTTTTAGCAGCACTTCCTGTGTCTTTGGTTGTTGTCACATCAATTTTGCAGCTCAATATCATGGAATCAGCAGGTGCTATGAAGAGAATTATTGTGTTTATAAAAGGGCTATCTAAGGATGACAAGGTATTTCAGACACTTATTTTAAACGTTGGTTTTGGAACATTTTTGGCAGCAACAGGTGCAGTACCTGTGACAGTTCTACCACCAATTTTGATTGGGCTTGGGTATTCGACATTTTCTGCAATTGCCCTGTCTGCAGTTGGGTTTGATGCGCTTTGTACATATGCCTTATTGGGTACGCCTCTAGTTGTATTCTCTCAGATTGCAAATATTGATTTGATAACATCTGCAAGGTATTTCTTGCCCTTTGTTGGGGTTGTTTCTTTTACAATCTCACTTGCCATGCTTTTTATAATCGGCAATAGCAAGTTTGTCAAAAGAGGATTTATTCCTGCTATAATTGTAGGCTTGACTTCGTATGCAGCTGCAGAGCTTGCAATCTTGGTAAAGGCACCTGTTATAACAGGCATCTTTGCAGGGATTTTGATAATGCTTGTGATGATGCTGATTTTAAAGCTTATTGGCAAAAAGGTCTACGACTCAAGTCATTTTACAGACGAAGACAGGAAAACTGAAAAGACAATGGGTATTGTAAAGGCAGTCTTGCCTTGGATTTTACTGGTTATTTTTATTCTCATAACAAATCTCATAACACCAATCAGAGAATTTCTTTACGACAAGCTCTCAATGCCTGTTGAGGTAATGAAAGGGCCAAAGATAAAGCCAATTTTCACAAGAGTTTTGTGGCAGTCTTACACATGGATTTTGATTTCGACAATAATTTCCATATTCATATTCAAGATGGATAAAACTGCACTCAAGAATGCTTGGGACAAGACAAAATCGAGGATTCCAAAACCTTTCTGGTCATCAACAGTGTTTTTCTTAATGGCATATGTTATGATGTACTCAGGTTATCAAAAGACAGATGCTGGTTATGATCTTTTGAACAAGGCACACAACATAGTGTATGTCTTAGCAGAATACTCAGCAAAAGGCTTTAAAGGTGTATATGCGTTCATAGCTCCTTACTTAGGGATTTTAGGTGGATTTATTACAGGAACAGAAACCTCAACAGTTGCGATGTTTGCAAAATATACAATTGAAACTTCAAAACTTTTAGGACTTTCACCACTTTTGATGGTAGCAGCTGTTGCGTTTGGCGGTGGGCTTGCCTCAGGGATTTCACCGTCAAAACTTCAAAACGCTGCTGCTGCAATTGATGCAATTGGTGAAGAGTCAAAGGTGCTCAGAACAACACTTGTAATTTCGCTTATAATGGCTTTTATTGCTGGGATAATAAGCTTTTTACTGAGAGAATATGTAATTTGA
- a CDS encoding ABC transporter ATP-binding protein — protein sequence MLKLKGVTMNFGGIIALNNVEIDVDEGKIIGLIGPNGAGKTTVFNVILGLYTPNRGYIRFENSDITNKKTYQIAVMGISRTFQNIRLFRELTVLDNVRIAFHKNVKYSLLDAILRNKKFIKEEEEYLKKAEELLKIFGLYEKRNELAKNLPYGEQRKLEIVRALATSPKLLLLDEPAAGMNPQETQELKNLIKFIKEKFNLTILLIEHDMSVVMDICERIYVLDYGEVIAEGTPVEIKRNPRVIKAYLGEGDFGFAS from the coding sequence ATGCTTAAATTAAAAGGAGTGACAATGAATTTTGGAGGTATTATTGCCCTCAACAATGTAGAGATTGATGTGGATGAAGGGAAAATCATTGGTCTTATCGGTCCGAATGGTGCAGGTAAAACAACAGTTTTCAATGTCATTCTTGGACTTTATACACCAAACAGGGGATATATAAGGTTTGAAAATAGTGATATAACTAACAAAAAAACTTACCAAATAGCTGTTATGGGTATTTCAAGGACATTTCAAAATATAAGGCTTTTTAGAGAGCTGACTGTACTTGACAATGTAAGAATTGCATTTCACAAAAATGTAAAATATAGTTTGCTTGATGCTATCCTGAGAAACAAAAAGTTTATAAAGGAAGAAGAGGAGTATTTGAAAAAAGCAGAGGAGCTATTGAAGATATTCGGTTTGTATGAGAAAAGAAATGAGCTTGCTAAAAACCTCCCCTATGGTGAACAGAGAAAACTTGAAATTGTGAGGGCTTTAGCGACATCACCTAAACTACTTTTGCTGGATGAACCTGCAGCTGGCATGAATCCCCAAGAAACTCAGGAGTTAAAAAATCTCATCAAGTTTATCAAAGAAAAGTTTAATTTGACAATACTTTTAATAGAGCATGACATGTCAGTTGTAATGGATATTTGTGAAAGAATATATGTTCTTGACTATGGAGAGGTCATAGCTGAGGGGACACCTGTTGAGATTAAGAGAAATCCACGTGTAATTAAGGCATATTTGGGAGAGGGTGACTTTGGCTTTGCTTCTTAG
- a CDS encoding class II glutamine amidotransferase, producing MLREGQVRIPSGCAISGFINKKGVRVSGTDIINSIAIMKERGNGLGGGFAAYGIYPDRKDWYAFHLFFDDIKAKEDTEHFLNQNFEILESEVIPTRKVSSIQNAPIVWRYFVKPLEKRLRDTEKTEEDFVVDSVMFINSQIDGAYVFSSGKNMGAFKGVGYPEDIGEFFRIDEYKAYIWTAHSRFPTNTPGWWGGAHPFTLLDWSIVHNGEISSYGTNYRYLEMFGYKCTLRTDTEVMAYLFDLLLRRHRLPVEIATKALAAPFWSVIDRQSEQEREKLRAIRAVYQSCLVNGPFSIILGFSNGILALNDRIKLRPLVAAQKGDFVYVASEESAIREICKDPEKVWMPKGGEAVYVTLDEGVIV from the coding sequence TTGCTAAGAGAAGGCCAAGTTAGGATTCCATCAGGTTGTGCTATTTCTGGGTTTATAAACAAGAAGGGTGTGAGGGTTTCTGGTACAGACATTATAAATTCCATTGCAATTATGAAAGAGAGAGGAAATGGACTTGGTGGCGGGTTTGCAGCATATGGAATCTATCCTGACAGGAAAGACTGGTATGCTTTTCATCTATTCTTTGATGATATAAAAGCAAAAGAGGACACAGAACACTTTCTAAACCAAAACTTTGAAATATTAGAGAGTGAGGTTATTCCAACAAGAAAGGTTTCAAGCATTCAAAACGCTCCAATTGTTTGGCGATATTTTGTAAAGCCTCTTGAAAAAAGGCTGAGAGACACAGAAAAAACAGAAGAGGACTTTGTGGTGGACAGTGTTATGTTTATAAACAGCCAGATTGATGGTGCATATGTCTTTTCAAGCGGTAAGAACATGGGCGCATTCAAAGGAGTTGGGTATCCTGAGGACATAGGCGAGTTTTTCAGAATTGATGAGTACAAAGCATACATCTGGACAGCGCACTCAAGATTTCCGACAAACACACCTGGTTGGTGGGGCGGTGCGCATCCATTTACGCTGCTTGACTGGTCAATTGTCCACAATGGCGAGATTTCGTCATATGGCACAAATTATAGGTACTTAGAGATGTTTGGATACAAATGTACACTCAGAACAGACACCGAGGTCATGGCATATCTTTTTGACCTTCTTCTAAGAAGGCACAGACTTCCTGTTGAGATTGCAACAAAAGCGTTAGCAGCGCCGTTTTGGAGTGTGATCGACAGGCAAAGCGAACAAGAAAGAGAGAAACTGAGAGCTATCAGGGCAGTATATCAGTCATGCCTTGTAAATGGACCATTTTCTATCATTTTAGGTTTCTCAAACGGAATATTAGCATTAAATGATAGGATAAAGCTAAGACCGCTGGTTGCAGCACAAAAAGGCGATTTTGTGTATGTTGCATCAGAAGAGTCGGCTATTAGAGAAATTTGCAAAGACCCAGAAAAGGTTTGGATGCCAAAGGGTGGCGAAGCTGTTTATGTTACTTTGGACGAAGGGGTGATAGTATGA
- a CDS encoding cupin domain-containing protein, with protein sequence MPKRNINEQPSLFGDPGFSSWGIAYYKKGQKNIVERHTHDCDEYYFVLEGKIKVISEEREYILEKGDMLWTRMGDFHEIVEALEDTTMFWLEGPLMGKRRKGHQYEP encoded by the coding sequence ATGCCAAAACGAAACATAAATGAGCAGCCATCGTTGTTTGGTGATCCCGGATTTTCCTCGTGGGGAATTGCCTATTACAAAAAAGGACAAAAAAACATTGTAGAAAGACATACACACGACTGTGATGAGTACTATTTTGTGCTTGAGGGTAAAATAAAAGTAATTTCAGAAGAGAGGGAATACATACTTGAAAAAGGTGATATGCTTTGGACAAGGATGGGGGATTTTCATGAAATTGTAGAAGCTTTAGAGGACACAACAATGTTTTGGTTGGAAGGTCCTCTTATGGGCAAAAGACGAAAAGGGCATCAGTATGAGCCATGA
- a CDS encoding response regulator, translated as MIVDDDNLILDGLRVILELEGFDVVELAKNAKKHMRYADCKNLMWF; from the coding sequence TTGATAGTAGACGATGACAATCTAATTTTGGATGGATTAAGAGTTATCTTAGAACTTGAGGGGTTTGATGTGGTTGAACTTGCCAAAAACGCAAAGAAGCATATGAGATATGCAGATTGCAAAAACCTGATGTGGTTTTGA
- a CDS encoding GltB/FmdC/FwdC-like GXGXG domain-containing protein: MADKGKLTIDAKGIHYKELNEMIENALNEGYKEIDLINVNGQRYIGDGLTFPDRKLNIYGTPGNDMAAFMNGLTIEVFANGQDGIGNTMNAGKIIVHGSAGDIIGYGMRGGEIFIKGDVGYRVGIHMKEYMDKVPVLVVGGKAGDFLGEYMAGGRIIVLGLTLKEDEEITGLYCGTGMHGGVMYLRGQLQPYQLGKEVKIVDMEEEDYKFIDKYVTEFVKYFGYSKEFIMSKPFYKLIPYNKRPYGKLYAY; the protein is encoded by the coding sequence ATGGCAGATAAAGGTAAACTTACAATAGATGCAAAGGGTATACACTACAAAGAACTCAATGAGATGATTGAAAATGCCCTAAATGAAGGGTATAAAGAGATAGATTTGATAAATGTAAACGGTCAGCGCTATATAGGTGATGGGCTAACTTTCCCAGACAGAAAACTTAACATCTATGGCACCCCTGGCAATGATATGGCAGCCTTTATGAACGGGCTTACAATAGAGGTTTTTGCAAACGGTCAAGACGGTATTGGCAATACTATGAACGCAGGCAAAATCATAGTTCATGGCTCAGCAGGGGATATTATAGGCTATGGTATGCGCGGGGGCGAGATATTTATTAAAGGCGATGTTGGATACAGAGTTGGAATTCACATGAAAGAGTATATGGACAAAGTGCCTGTACTTGTTGTTGGTGGCAAGGCGGGAGATTTTTTGGGTGAGTACATGGCAGGTGGAAGGATTATTGTACTTGGCCTTACTTTAAAGGAAGATGAGGAGATAACAGGGCTTTATTGTGGAACTGGTATGCACGGCGGAGTCATGTATTTAAGAGGTCAGCTTCAGCCGTATCAGCTGGGAAAAGAAGTGAAGATAGTTGATATGGAGGAAGAAGATTACAAGTTTATAGACAAATACGTAACAGAGTTTGTAAAATACTTTGGCTACAGCAAAGAGTTTATAATGTCAAAGCCGTTTTATAAGCTAATCCCATACAACAAGCGTCCTTACGGAAAGCTCTATGCTTATTAA
- a CDS encoding LuxR C-terminal-related transcriptional regulator — protein MLKLVAEGFSNKEIAKALFLTEGAERN, from the coding sequence ATTTTAAAGCTTGTTGCAGAAGGCTTTTCAAATAAAGAAATAGCAAAAGCCCTCTTTTTAACAGAGGGCGCAGAGAGAAATTAG
- a CDS encoding 4Fe-4S dicluster domain-containing protein, whose product MAKKIFPKEEVCVGCHLCEVYCVYAHSKYKKPTVKAHELVKLYNKHKDSKPTPRILVEEKSGEWTTFALQCRHCDDAPCTKACITGAMKKLEDGRVICDEEKCVGCWSCIMACPHGAVRRGENKKAASKCDLCLELGEPVCVKNCPNEALVIKEV is encoded by the coding sequence GTGGCAAAGAAGATATTTCCAAAAGAAGAGGTGTGTGTGGGCTGCCATTTGTGCGAAGTCTACTGTGTTTATGCCCACTCTAAATACAAAAAGCCAACTGTGAAGGCCCATGAGCTTGTAAAACTTTACAACAAACATAAGGATTCAAAACCAACTCCAAGGATTTTAGTTGAGGAAAAAAGTGGTGAGTGGACAACCTTTGCACTGCAATGCAGACATTGCGACGATGCCCCCTGCACTAAAGCTTGTATCACAGGTGCTATGAAAAAGCTTGAAGACGGAAGAGTCATCTGCGATGAGGAAAAGTGTGTCGGCTGCTGGTCGTGTATAATGGCATGTCCACACGGGGCAGTAAGGCGCGGAGAGAACAAAAAAGCAGCATCTAAATGTGATTTGTGCTTAGAGCTTGGCGAGCCTGTGTGCGTCAAGAACTGCCCGAACGAGGCACTTGTAATCAAAGAGGTGTAA
- a CDS encoding NAD(P)/FAD-dependent oxidoreductase → MRYVIIGNSVAACGCIEAIRKVDLQNPIVVISDEKYRVYSRPLISYYLAGKVDESKMYIRDEDYYEKNKVEAMLGKRAVSVDFKNKEVVLDDGSKVKYDKLLIATGGKPFVPPTKGFELKNVFTFIKFDDVKAIDEAIKNGAKKATVIGAGLSGLKAAEALIKRGLEVTVVELANRILGSILDLEASKIVQDELEKHGIVFKLETSVDEIIGDGKVEKVKLKNGEILDTDIVVFAIGVVPNIDFLKGTELKINRGIVVDDHMRTNIEDVYAAGDCAEGYDCVYQQQRVIPIWPNAYDQGETAGYNMAGVEKTFDRGFPMNSIGFFDVHMITAGIVMPNSDDIEVLVKHDKEKNSYRKIYIKNGRVLGFMFINSIDRAGMITNMIKEGLNVESIKHRLLDDDFGYLDLPKELRQEKILGGAKA, encoded by the coding sequence ATGAGATATGTTATAATAGGAAACTCTGTTGCAGCCTGTGGCTGTATTGAGGCGATAAGAAAAGTAGATCTCCAAAATCCTATTGTTGTAATCTCAGATGAAAAGTACAGGGTGTATTCAAGACCGCTTATTTCATACTATCTTGCTGGAAAAGTTGATGAGAGCAAGATGTATATAAGGGATGAGGATTATTATGAAAAGAACAAAGTAGAAGCAATGCTTGGCAAAAGGGCAGTTTCAGTTGATTTTAAAAACAAAGAGGTTGTGCTGGACGATGGAAGCAAAGTAAAATACGACAAACTCCTTATTGCAACAGGTGGGAAGCCTTTCGTGCCACCTACAAAAGGATTTGAACTAAAAAATGTCTTTACATTTATCAAATTTGACGATGTAAAGGCCATAGATGAGGCTATCAAGAATGGTGCAAAAAAGGCAACAGTTATTGGTGCGGGACTTTCTGGTCTTAAAGCAGCAGAAGCACTTATCAAAAGGGGCTTGGAGGTTACTGTTGTTGAGCTTGCAAACAGGATTTTGGGTTCTATCTTGGATTTAGAGGCATCAAAGATAGTTCAAGATGAGCTGGAAAAACACGGGATTGTTTTTAAGCTTGAAACATCTGTTGATGAGATAATTGGGGATGGCAAGGTTGAAAAAGTAAAGCTGAAAAATGGTGAGATTTTAGATACCGACATAGTTGTGTTTGCCATAGGTGTTGTTCCAAACATTGACTTTTTGAAGGGGACAGAGCTCAAAATCAACCGCGGAATTGTCGTAGATGACCATATGAGGACAAACATTGAAGATGTATATGCAGCAGGTGACTGCGCAGAGGGGTATGACTGCGTCTATCAGCAACAAAGAGTAATTCCTATCTGGCCAAATGCGTACGATCAGGGCGAGACGGCAGGTTATAATATGGCAGGAGTTGAAAAGACCTTTGACAGAGGCTTCCCAATGAACTCTATAGGATTTTTTGATGTGCATATGATAACAGCAGGAATTGTCATGCCAAACTCAGATGATATAGAGGTTCTTGTAAAGCATGATAAGGAAAAAAATAGCTATAGAAAGATTTACATCAAAAATGGTCGTGTTTTAGGGTTTATGTTTATAAACTCAATTGACAGAGCTGGTATGATAACAAACATGATAAAAGAGGGCTTAAATGTTGAGAGCATAAAGCACAGACTCCTTGACGATGATTTTGGATACTTAGATTTGCCAAAAGAGCTGAGGCAAGAGAAGATTTTAGGGGGTGCAAAAGCTTAA
- a CDS encoding glutamate synthase-related protein: MISLYENEFEVVRDELKCIRCKVCVRQCANEVHEYDEEEDRVVADSSKCVACHRCVVMCPTKALTIKKTENAFKENANWLPSYINEIYKQAETGGILLTGMGNDKPIPIYWDKLLINASQVTNPSIDPLREPMELKTFIGRKPDKLEFDENGNLKTKLPPQLELEVPIMFSAMSFGSISLNACESLAAAAVEVGTYWNTGEGGLHQKLYKYKERAIVQCASGRFGVDVDYLNAGAAIEIKIGQGAKPGIGGHLPGEKVGEEVSRTRMIPIGSDAISPAPHHDIYSIEDLRQLIFALKEATNYTKPVGVKIAAVHNVAAIASGIARAGADFITIDGVRGGTGAAPLRIRDNVGIPIELALAAVDSRLREEGIRNQVSIIVAGSIRNSADVVKAIALGADAVYIGTAALISLGCHVCQKCHTGKCNWGIATQDPVLVKRLNPEIGARRAANLLKAWAHEIKEMLGLMGINALESLRGNRLMLRAVGLTEKEMEILGVKHAGEGV, translated from the coding sequence ATGATTTCGCTATATGAAAACGAATTTGAGGTCGTAAGGGACGAGCTAAAGTGTATTCGCTGTAAAGTATGTGTGAGACAGTGCGCAAACGAAGTTCATGAATATGATGAAGAAGAAGACAGAGTGGTTGCAGATTCTTCAAAATGCGTTGCGTGCCACAGATGTGTTGTTATGTGCCCGACAAAGGCGCTGACAATCAAAAAGACAGAAAATGCATTCAAAGAGAATGCGAACTGGCTACCTTCTTATATAAATGAAATATACAAACAGGCAGAAACAGGCGGAATACTTTTAACTGGTATGGGAAATGACAAGCCAATACCAATTTACTGGGATAAGCTATTGATAAATGCAAGCCAAGTTACAAATCCGTCAATTGACCCGCTGAGAGAGCCAATGGAACTTAAAACCTTTATTGGCAGAAAACCTGACAAGCTTGAGTTTGATGAAAATGGTAATCTTAAAACCAAACTTCCGCCACAGCTTGAATTAGAAGTACCTATTATGTTTTCTGCGATGTCATTTGGCTCTATTTCACTCAATGCTTGTGAGTCTTTGGCGGCAGCAGCAGTTGAGGTAGGAACATACTGGAATACAGGTGAAGGTGGACTTCATCAAAAGCTTTACAAGTACAAAGAAAGAGCAATTGTTCAGTGTGCATCAGGAAGATTTGGTGTTGACGTTGACTATTTGAATGCAGGTGCGGCAATTGAGATAAAGATAGGTCAGGGCGCAAAACCGGGAATTGGCGGGCACCTTCCTGGTGAGAAGGTTGGTGAAGAGGTATCAAGAACAAGGATGATTCCAATTGGTTCTGATGCAATCTCACCAGCACCACACCATGATATTTATTCAATTGAAGATTTAAGACAGCTCATTTTTGCGCTAAAAGAGGCAACAAACTACACAAAACCAGTTGGTGTCAAGATTGCAGCAGTTCACAACGTTGCGGCAATTGCCTCTGGTATTGCAAGAGCTGGGGCTGACTTTATTACAATAGACGGTGTCAGAGGCGGAACAGGTGCAGCGCCGCTTAGAATAAGAGATAATGTTGGTATACCTATTGAGTTAGCACTTGCAGCGGTGGACTCAAGACTCAGAGAAGAAGGAATTAGAAATCAGGTATCAATAATTGTTGCAGGTTCAATCAGAAACAGCGCAGATGTTGTAAAAGCCATTGCACTTGGTGCAGATGCTGTTTACATTGGAACAGCAGCACTAATTTCCTTAGGGTGCCATGTTTGCCAGAAATGCCACACCGGAAAGTGCAACTGGGGTATTGCAACACAGGACCCTGTTTTGGTAAAAAGACTAAATCCAGAGATTGGTGCAAGAAGAGCGGCAAACTTGCTAAAAGCATGGGCTCATGAGATAAAAGAGATGCTGGGCCTGATGGGGATAAATGCTTTGGAGAGCTTGAGAGGAAATAGACTTATGCTCAGGGCAGTTGGACTTACAGAAAAAGAGATGGAAATTCTGGGTGTGAAGCATGCAGGAGAGGGGGTCTAA
- a CDS encoding branched-chain amino acid ABC transporter permease — protein sequence MRKRILILAVILIIYAIFTLGMKVGIIDDYIKLNILLILLNIILATSLNLISGITGQFSLGHAGFMAIGAYTVAVLITLPKPLPFYLSLLIGGVFAAFAGLIIGLPVLRLRGDYLAIATLGFAEIIRVVIQNIDYLGGASGISDIPQGIDWTGYYVIAILTIIILSNIINSSYGRAMVAVREDEIAAETIGINTTLFKVLAFVIGAFFAGIGGGMYAGYFGFIQPDIFNFFKSIDILVMVVLGGLGSLSGSIIAAIVLTIVSTLLQNVPAVRMVLYSIILIIIMLFRPQGLLGKREIRLSDILSFQRRGV from the coding sequence ATGAGAAAAAGGATATTAATCCTGGCTGTGATTTTGATAATTTATGCTATTTTTACATTGGGCATGAAAGTGGGAATAATTGATGATTATATCAAGCTAAACATCCTTTTGATTCTTCTTAATATAATACTTGCAACAAGTTTGAATTTAATAAGTGGGATCACAGGACAGTTTTCCTTAGGGCATGCAGGGTTTATGGCAATTGGAGCATATACTGTGGCTGTTTTGATAACTCTTCCCAAACCGCTTCCATTTTATTTAAGTCTTTTGATAGGTGGGGTTTTTGCAGCCTTTGCAGGGCTTATTATAGGACTTCCAGTGCTAAGATTAAGAGGTGACTACTTAGCTATTGCCACATTGGGATTTGCAGAAATTATCAGGGTTGTTATACAAAATATCGACTATTTAGGCGGCGCAAGCGGTATCAGTGATATACCTCAGGGAATTGACTGGACTGGCTACTATGTCATTGCGATTTTGACCATAATAATCCTCTCAAACATTATAAACTCTTCTTATGGAAGAGCGATGGTAGCAGTAAGAGAAGACGAGATAGCGGCAGAGACCATAGGGATTAATACAACACTTTTTAAAGTACTAGCATTTGTGATAGGCGCATTTTTTGCGGGAATTGGTGGAGGAATGTATGCTGGTTACTTTGGATTTATTCAGCCAGACATATTCAACTTTTTTAAATCAATAGACATCCTTGTTATGGTGGTTTTAGGTGGTTTGGGGAGCTTGTCAGGTTCAATAATAGCTGCTATAGTGCTGACAATTGTCTCAACGCTGCTTCAAAATGTGCCTGCCGTGCGAATGGTGCTCTATTCAATTATTTTGATAATCATAATGTTGTTCAGGCCACAGGGACTTTTAGGAAAAAGAGAGATAAGACTTTCAGATATACTCTCATTTCAAAGGAGGGGAGTTTAA